A genomic window from Punica granatum isolate Tunisia-2019 chromosome 2, ASM765513v2, whole genome shotgun sequence includes:
- the LOC116194652 gene encoding myb-related protein 306-like translates to MGRPPCCDKAGVKKGPWTPEEDILLVSYIQEHGPGNWKSVPTHTGLLRCSKSCRLRWTNYLRPGIKRGDFTDHEEKMIIHLQALLGNRWAAIASYLPQRTDNDIKNFWNTHLKKKLGKLQSPSGSDDALASNSKTMSTRDRWERRLQADIQTAKQALSEALSPEKQDLISDLRTFSVIAPKKPAQAPTYASSTENIARLLKGWTKKSLPRPTRPIPSDPAARRASGSKDGSESSFSEGTLSTTAAANCYKSETEVLSCSGGLEPFLGLEPFGPTSSSDFSNSASGEMSPNYLQNETKPGPSLLEQLPWSLLEKWLFDESLYGKDLQLSELLLDEDANFF, encoded by the exons CTTACATTCAAGAACACGGCCCCGGCAACTGGAAATCTGTTCCTACTCATACCG GGTTGCTTAGGTGCAGCAAGAGTTGCAGGCTCCGGTGGACGAACTACCTCAGGCCGGGGATCAAGCGCGGAGACTTCACGGACCATGAGGAGAAGATGATCATCCACCTCCAGGCTCTTCTTGGGAACCG CTGGGCTGCAATAGCATCTTATCTTCCGCAGAGGACTGACAATGACATCAAGAACTTCTGGAACACCCATTTGAAGAAGAAACTCGGGAAGCTGCAATCACCCAGCGGATCCGACGATGCCTTGGCTAGCAATTCCAAGACAATGTCGACAAGAGACCGATGGGAAAGAAGGCTTCAGGCCGATATCCAGACAGCCAAACAAGCCTTAAGCGAAGCCCTATCCCCTGAGAAACAGGACCTTATTTCGGACTTGAGAACTTTTTCAGTAATTGCTCCTAAGAAACCTGCCCAGGCACCAACCTATGCCTCCAGCACTGAGAACATTGCTAGGTTGCTCAAAGGATGGACCAAGAAGTCGCTCCCGAGGCCCACCCGACCTATTCCATCCGACCCGGCAGCCCGTCGTGCTTCCGGCAGCAAAGATGGGTCAGAGTCGTCCTTCAGCGAAGGCACTCTGAGCACCACTGCTGCCGCCAACTGTTACAAGAGTGAAACTGAAGTCCTGTCCTGCAGTGGGGGATTGGAACCGTTTCTTGGGTTAGAACCATTTGGGCCCACGAGTAGTTCCGATTTTTCTAATTCGGCATCGGGAGAAATGAGCCCGAATTATCTCCAGAACGAGACCAAACCGGGTCCAAGTTTGCTGGAGCAGCTGCCGTGGTCATTGCTCGAGAAGTGGCTGTTCGATGAAAGCTTATACGGGAAAGATCTCCAGCTTAGTGAACTCTTGCTGGATGAAGATGCTAATTTCTTCTAG